From Ardenticatenales bacterium, one genomic window encodes:
- a CDS encoding pseudouridine synthase has protein sequence MARLILFNKPYHVLCKFTDREGRPTLADYIPVPDVYAAGRLDYDSEGLVLLTDSGRRQHEISDPRHKLPKTYWVQVEGIPDDAALVRLARGVDLRDGRTRPARVARMDPPAIWPRTPPIRERRSIPTCWLSLTIREGRNRQVRRMTAAVGHPTLRLVRWSVGKWTLGTLQPGEWRGVIINGGMGEWGNG, from the coding sequence ATGGCTCGACTAATTCTGTTCAACAAACCATACCACGTTCTCTGTAAGTTCACCGACCGCGAGGGGCGCCCCACGCTGGCGGACTACATCCCCGTGCCGGATGTGTATGCGGCGGGGCGGCTGGATTACGATAGTGAGGGGCTGGTGCTGCTTACGGATTCGGGCCGCCGGCAGCATGAGATCAGTGACCCGCGCCATAAGCTGCCCAAGACGTACTGGGTGCAGGTGGAGGGCATCCCGGATGACGCGGCGCTGGTGCGCCTGGCGCGGGGCGTGGACCTGCGCGACGGGCGCACCCGCCCGGCGCGGGTGGCGCGCATGGACCCGCCGGCCATCTGGCCGCGCACCCCGCCTATCCGCGAACGGCGCAGTATCCCCACTTGCTGGCTCTCGCTGACTATCCGCGAAGGGCGCAACCGCCAGGTGCGGCGGATGACGGCGGCTGTGGGACATCCTACGCTGCGGTTGGTTCGCTGGTCTGTGGGTAAATGGACGTTGGGGACGTTGCAGCCGGGAGAGTGGCGGGGCGTGATCATTAATGGGGGAATGGGGGAATGGGGGAACGGTTAA
- a CDS encoding glycosyltransferase family 4 protein: MHIGLLIYGSLDTLTGGYLYNRLMVEAWRANGHKVTLFSLPWRNDVSHLTDNFRYTFFRRLQAARLDVLIQDELCHPSLLWLNGTLRRHAPYPILSLVHLVKASERRPPWQNHLYRRLEQRYFQTVDGFIYNSQDTRRLVENMLAASPPGIVVYPGRDHFTPLPAQPAAADHPLRLISVGNVVRRKGLHTLLAALARLPQTNWHLTVIGSLTMEPDYVADLRAFLRAHDLGAHVTLLGVVPNAGIPPHLAASDLFIMVSQYEAFGIVYLEALAAGLPLIASTAGAAGEIIRHGVEGFLLPPEDPAALAALLRPLLTDPAALLPLRRAARARWQHFPTWAEGAAQIAQFAQQQSMPLPLPRHPH; the protein is encoded by the coding sequence ATGCACATCGGCCTCCTCATCTACGGCTCGTTGGACACCCTCACCGGTGGCTACCTCTACAACCGCCTCATGGTCGAAGCCTGGCGCGCCAACGGGCACAAAGTCACCCTCTTCTCGCTCCCCTGGCGTAACGATGTCTCCCACCTGACCGACAATTTTCGCTACACGTTCTTCCGCCGTCTGCAGGCGGCGCGGCTGGATGTACTCATCCAGGATGAACTGTGCCACCCGTCGCTGCTCTGGTTAAATGGGACGTTACGCCGGCACGCCCCCTACCCCATCCTCTCCCTCGTCCACCTCGTCAAAGCCAGCGAACGCCGCCCCCCCTGGCAAAACCACCTCTACCGCCGCCTGGAGCAACGCTACTTCCAGACCGTAGACGGCTTCATCTACAACAGCCAGGACACCCGCCGCCTCGTGGAAAACATGCTGGCCGCATCCCCGCCCGGCATCGTCGTCTATCCCGGGCGCGACCACTTCACCCCCTTGCCCGCCCAACCCGCCGCCGCCGACCATCCCCTGCGCCTCATCTCCGTAGGCAACGTCGTGCGCCGCAAGGGGCTACACACGCTGCTGGCGGCGCTAGCCCGCCTGCCCCAAACCAACTGGCATCTCACCGTCATCGGCAGCCTCACGATGGAGCCGGACTACGTGGCCGATCTGCGCGCCTTCCTCCGCGCTCACGATCTCGGCGCGCACGTCACGCTGCTGGGGGTTGTACCCAATGCCGGCATTCCCCCCCACCTGGCCGCCAGCGACCTCTTTATCATGGTGTCACAGTACGAAGCCTTCGGCATCGTCTACCTGGAAGCCCTGGCCGCCGGACTACCCCTCATCGCCTCCACCGCCGGCGCGGCCGGCGAAATCATCCGCCACGGCGTGGAAGGATTCTTGCTCCCGCCAGAAGACCCCGCCGCCCTCGCCGCCCTCCTGCGCCCCCTGCTCACCGACCCCGCCGCCCTCCTTCCGCTCCGCCGCGCCGCCCGCGCCCGCTGGCAGCACTTCCCCACCTGGGCCGAAGGCGCCGCCCAAATCGCCCAATTCGCCCAACAACAATCAATGCCCCTGCCATTGCCCCGCCACCCTCATTAA
- a CDS encoding 6-carboxytetrahydropterin synthase gives MYTIAVKRTFIAQHYLIGGDWGAENEPHSHHYALELQLTGDSLDQHGYLVDIVDIEAHLDAIVTVYQDRLLNDMPPFNPDGRPLNPSIEHFSRILCHALIAGIHAPHLTAITVKLWENDIAWAGYTLPLPAPH, from the coding sequence ATGTACACTATAGCCGTCAAACGAACCTTCATCGCCCAACACTACCTCATCGGTGGCGATTGGGGCGCGGAAAACGAACCGCATTCCCACCACTACGCTCTGGAATTACAACTAACCGGCGATAGCCTGGACCAACACGGCTATCTGGTGGACATCGTAGACATCGAAGCCCACCTGGACGCCATCGTCACCGTCTATCAAGACCGGCTGCTGAACGACATGCCCCCCTTCAACCCCGATGGTCGCCCTCTCAACCCCAGCATCGAGCATTTCAGCCGCATCCTCTGTCACGCGCTTATTGCCGGCATCCACGCCCCCCACCTCACCGCCATCACCGTCAAACTCTGGGAAAACGACATCGCCTGGGCCGGCTACACCCTCCCCCTCCCCGCCCCTCACTGA
- a CDS encoding Lrp/AsnC ligand binding domain-containing protein, producing the protein MVTAIVLLKVERQRINSVGQQLAELAGVREVYSVGGQHDLVAILRVRDNEDLADVVTNQMLQVSGILDSETLIAFRVFSRHDLETMFSIGFD; encoded by the coding sequence ATGGTAACGGCTATTGTGCTTTTGAAGGTGGAGCGGCAGCGGATTAACAGCGTTGGGCAGCAGTTGGCGGAACTGGCGGGGGTGCGCGAGGTGTATTCGGTGGGGGGGCAGCACGATCTGGTGGCGATTTTGCGCGTGCGGGATAACGAGGACCTGGCGGATGTGGTCACGAACCAGATGTTGCAGGTGAGTGGGATTTTGGATTCGGAGACGCTGATTGCTTTCCGCGTTTTTTCGCGGCACGATCTGGAGACGATGTTCTCGATTGGCTTTGATTAG
- a CDS encoding DMT family transporter, with translation MKNPPLSPYLVLAVGILAVSISAILIRFAQGDAPSLVIATGRTTIASLLLLPFCLRLRREELRRLRRGDWLLVLLAGGLLGVHFASWISSLAFTTVASSTVLVTTSPLWVGMASPFLLQERVPRALKIGIGLALVGSAIIALLDKGGGSSGSQPLWGNFLALVGAWMAAAYFIIGRRLRAHVSLLTYTTVVYGTAALFLLVMTALRGYPLLGYAPGTYVLFLLMALGPQLVGHSSFNWALGFLPASYVAITLVSEPIGSSLLAFFIFGEAPGWNTWVGGGLIIAGILVATIHPQT, from the coding sequence ATGAAAAATCCTCCGCTGTCCCCTTATCTGGTGCTGGCCGTGGGCATTCTGGCGGTTTCCATCAGCGCCATTTTGATTCGTTTTGCCCAGGGAGATGCGCCTTCGTTGGTGATTGCCACGGGGCGGACGACGATTGCGTCACTACTGCTGCTGCCGTTTTGCCTGCGGCTGCGGCGCGAGGAGCTGCGGCGGCTGCGGCGTGGGGATTGGTTGCTGGTGCTGTTGGCGGGGGGGTTGCTGGGGGTGCATTTTGCCAGTTGGATTTCGTCGCTGGCGTTCACCACGGTTGCCAGTTCGACCGTTTTGGTGACGACTTCGCCGCTGTGGGTGGGGATGGCTTCCCCGTTTTTGCTGCAAGAGCGCGTGCCGCGGGCGTTGAAGATAGGCATCGGGCTGGCGCTGGTGGGGAGCGCGATCATTGCGTTGTTGGATAAGGGGGGCGGCAGCAGCGGCAGTCAGCCGTTGTGGGGGAACTTTCTGGCGTTGGTGGGGGCGTGGATGGCCGCCGCGTATTTTATTATTGGCCGACGGCTGCGCGCTCACGTGTCGCTATTGACGTACACGACGGTGGTTTATGGCACGGCGGCGCTGTTTTTGCTGGTGATGACGGCGCTGCGTGGCTACCCGCTGCTGGGGTATGCGCCGGGGACGTATGTGTTGTTTTTGTTGATGGCGTTGGGGCCGCAGTTGGTGGGTCATTCCTCATTCAACTGGGCGCTGGGGTTTTTGCCGGCATCTTACGTCGCCATCACCCTCGTCAGCGAACCCATCGGTTCCAGCCTGCTCGCCTTCTTCATTTTTGGCGAAGCGCCCGGCTGGAATACGTGGGTTGGTGGGGGGTTGATTATTGCCGGCATTCTCGTCGCCACCATCCACCCCCAAACCTGA
- a CDS encoding superoxide dismutase — protein MAFELPPLPYAEDALEPHIDARTMSIHHDKHHAGYTNNLNNALANHPELAGKSIAELLSDLDAIPADIRMAVRNNGGGYANHALFWSIMSPNGGGAPTGDLATAIEAAFGSFDAFKEAFTKAGATRFGSGWAWLYVDGAGNLAVNSTPNQDTPLMEGNTPIMGVDVWEHAYYLHYQNRRGDYLAAWWNVVNWDQVAANYKAAVAG, from the coding sequence ATGGCATTTGAACTCCCCCCTCTTCCCTACGCTGAGGACGCTCTGGAGCCGCATATTGACGCGCGCACAATGAGTATTCACCACGACAAACACCACGCCGGGTATACCAACAATCTGAACAACGCTCTTGCCAATCATCCTGAATTGGCCGGCAAAAGCATCGCTGAACTGTTAAGCGACCTGGATGCCATCCCGGCGGATATTCGCATGGCCGTTCGCAACAATGGCGGCGGTTACGCCAACCACGCCCTGTTTTGGAGCATCATGAGTCCAAACGGCGGTGGCGCGCCCACGGGCGATCTCGCCACGGCTATTGAGGCCGCGTTTGGTAGTTTTGACGCCTTTAAGGAAGCATTTACGAAAGCGGGAGCTACCCGTTTTGGCTCTGGTTGGGCCTGGCTCTACGTAGATGGGGCCGGCAACCTGGCCGTGAACTCCACCCCCAATCAGGATACGCCCTTGATGGAGGGCAATACCCCGATCATGGGCGTGGATGTGTGGGAGCATGCCTACTATCTCCATTACCAGAACCGTCGCGGCGACTATCTTGCCGCCTGGTGGAATGTTGTAAACTGGGATCAGGTTGCCGCCAATTACAAGGCAGCCGTGGCCGGGTAG
- a CDS encoding ferredoxin family protein, whose translation MTHIVTRLCLRDTACVDVCPVECMVLGKPEAEWPWLYIDPDTCIDCGACVPECPYEAIFPEEDVPFDYKAQPGQWIANTKELLPDGVPLKGEIEGHEVNVMNAKQLAGGEILDLTEDIPANYDFYSMGPGYGALDN comes from the coding sequence ATGACCCATATCGTCACCAGACTGTGCCTGCGCGATACGGCTTGCGTCGATGTGTGCCCGGTAGAGTGTATGGTTCTGGGCAAGCCGGAAGCAGAATGGCCCTGGCTGTACATTGATCCCGACACGTGCATTGACTGCGGCGCGTGCGTGCCCGAATGCCCCTACGAGGCGATCTTCCCCGAAGAAGATGTGCCCTTTGATTACAAGGCGCAGCCCGGGCAGTGGATTGCCAATACGAAGGAACTGCTCCCTGATGGGGTGCCGTTGAAAGGTGAAATCGAGGGGCACGAAGTAAACGTCATGAATGCCAAGCAGTTGGCCGGTGGCGAAATCTTGGACCTGACGGAAGATATTCCTGCCAACTACGATTTTTACTCCATGGGGCCGGGTTACGGCGCGTTGGATAATTGA
- a CDS encoding aspartate ammonia-lyase — MCADQAFRIEKDSLGEVKVPASAYWGAQTQRAIHNFPITGLKPYPAFVWGMTIIKRSAAEVNAGLGLFNDRVIGEQTITGDAIAQAIMVATDEVLDGQWSEQFVVDPIQAGAGTSHNMNINEVIANRANEILGFGLDAAPKPVHPNDHVNMAQSTNDTIPTSIRLGCLWRLDEMLQTLDDLAAALAEKAQEFDAVVKSGRTHLQDAVPVRLGQEFGAYARAVRRDRDKIAAAADGLRRLGIGGTATGTGLNAHPEYHSRMVATLSRLSGLALTESDDLFESMQSMGDMVHFSGAMRTLAQDLIRIANDFRLLSSGPSTGLDEIRLPAVQPGSSIMPGKVNPVLAEMLNMAMFQVMGNDLTVTMGGQAGQLELNVMMPIIAYNLFQSMDVIINSVRAFTDKCVRGLRANPEKATGWLAKNAILVTALNPVIGYLKGAEVAKEAMASSRTVREVVLEKGYLTAEEADRILDVRKLTEGGIHK, encoded by the coding sequence ATGTGTGCAGATCAAGCATTTCGCATTGAGAAAGACTCGTTGGGGGAGGTGAAAGTGCCGGCATCCGCCTACTGGGGTGCGCAAACACAACGAGCCATCCACAACTTCCCCATCACCGGGCTTAAACCATACCCCGCCTTTGTCTGGGGCATGACCATCATCAAACGATCCGCCGCCGAAGTCAATGCCGGCCTCGGACTTTTCAATGACCGCGTGATAGGGGAGCAAACCATCACCGGCGACGCCATTGCCCAGGCGATCATGGTCGCCACCGATGAAGTGCTGGACGGCCAGTGGAGCGAACAGTTTGTTGTAGACCCCATCCAGGCCGGCGCGGGAACCAGCCATAACATGAACATCAACGAGGTCATTGCCAACCGCGCCAACGAAATCCTCGGCTTTGGCCTCGACGCCGCCCCTAAGCCCGTGCATCCCAATGATCACGTGAACATGGCCCAATCCACCAACGACACCATCCCCACCTCCATTCGCCTCGGCTGCCTCTGGCGGCTGGACGAGATGCTGCAAACGCTGGACGACCTGGCGGCGGCGCTGGCGGAGAAGGCGCAGGAATTCGATGCCGTGGTGAAAAGCGGGCGCACCCACTTGCAAGACGCCGTGCCCGTGCGATTGGGGCAGGAGTTTGGCGCATATGCGCGGGCGGTGCGGCGAGATCGGGACAAAATCGCGGCGGCGGCGGATGGACTGCGCCGCCTGGGTATTGGCGGCACGGCCACGGGCACGGGGCTGAACGCCCATCCCGAATATCACAGCCGCATGGTGGCGACGCTCAGCCGTCTTTCCGGGCTGGCGCTGACGGAATCGGACGACCTGTTTGAGTCGATGCAGAGCATGGGCGACATGGTGCATTTCAGCGGCGCGATGCGCACCCTGGCGCAAGACCTGATTCGTATTGCCAACGATTTCCGGCTGCTGTCCTCCGGCCCCAGCACGGGTTTGGACGAAATCCGCCTGCCCGCCGTGCAGCCCGGCTCGTCCATCATGCCGGGCAAGGTTAATCCGGTGCTGGCGGAGATGTTGAACATGGCGATGTTCCAGGTGATGGGCAATGACCTGACGGTGACGATGGGGGGACAGGCGGGGCAGCTTGAGTTGAATGTGATGATGCCCATTATCGCTTATAACCTGTTCCAGAGCATGGATGTGATCATCAACAGCGTGCGCGCCTTTACGGACAAATGTGTGCGTGGTCTGCGCGCCAACCCGGAGAAGGCGACGGGCTGGCTGGCAAAGAATGCTATCCTGGTGACGGCGCTGAATCCGGTCATTGGCTACCTGAAGGGCGCGGAGGTGGCGAAGGAGGCAATGGCCTCTAGTCGCACGGTGCGCGAGGTGGTGCTGGAGAAGGGGTATTTGACGGCGGAGGAGGCGGACCGCATCCTGGATGTACGTAAGCTGACGGAGGGCGGCATCCACAAGTAG
- a CDS encoding Mov34/MPN/PAD-1 family protein: MRPLFCAMDLRICAEVFAEMMAHVAAAMPAEACGFLSGREGVACRHFPIPNVSPNPHCFRMEPQAQIDALYAIAAAAEEPLAIYHSHPHGPAALSPTDLAQLPAGDILHVIIAWPQAAQPQVRVFAWRHMNVTEVTWYMV, encoded by the coding sequence ATGCGACCTCTTTTTTGCGCGATGGATTTACGAATTTGCGCGGAGGTTTTTGCGGAGATGATGGCGCACGTGGCGGCGGCGATGCCGGCAGAAGCGTGTGGCTTTCTTAGTGGTCGGGAGGGTGTGGCGTGCCGGCATTTTCCCATCCCCAACGTTTCCCCCAACCCACACTGCTTCCGCATGGAGCCACAAGCGCAAATCGACGCCCTGTACGCCATCGCCGCCGCCGCCGAAGAACCCCTGGCCATCTACCACTCCCATCCCCACGGTCCCGCCGCCCTTTCCCCCACCGACCTGGCGCAACTGCCCGCAGGAGACATCCTGCACGTGATCATTGCCTGGCCGCAAGCCGCGCAGCCCCAGGTGCGCGTCTTCGCCTGGCGCCACATGAACGTGACCGAAGTAACCTGGTATATGGTGTAA
- a CDS encoding glycerol-3-phosphate acyltransferase produces MTNVLYFSTSALVGYLLGAIPFGYLYVKLFRGVDVRQVGSGRTGGTNSFRAAGLGAGILTSLSDVLKGVTAVWIVSALFNSQIWLPWAQAVAGLFTVIGHNWSIYIKWAGGAGTGPNVGWSAALWWPMLPISMAVMVGLLRGLGIASVASMAMAVIIPVVFGVRYATGVDSTAAYLVAGIASLLVVLWALRPNIKRLLDGTERIVGPRAKRLTKEDE; encoded by the coding sequence ATGACGAACGTGTTATATTTCTCCACTTCCGCCCTGGTCGGCTACTTGCTGGGCGCCATTCCCTTCGGCTATCTGTACGTGAAACTGTTTCGCGGCGTGGACGTGCGCCAGGTTGGCAGTGGACGTACCGGGGGAACCAACTCCTTCCGCGCGGCGGGCCTGGGGGCGGGCATCCTCACATCGCTCAGCGACGTTCTCAAGGGCGTGACGGCCGTCTGGATCGTCAGCGCCCTGTTTAACAGCCAGATATGGCTCCCCTGGGCGCAGGCGGTGGCCGGCTTGTTTACCGTAATCGGGCACAACTGGTCCATTTATATCAAATGGGCCGGGGGCGCGGGCACGGGGCCGAACGTGGGATGGTCGGCTGCGCTCTGGTGGCCGATGCTGCCGATTAGCATGGCCGTGATGGTGGGCTTGCTGCGGGGATTAGGGATCGCGTCCGTGGCTTCGATGGCGATGGCCGTGATTATTCCCGTGGTGTTTGGCGTGCGCTACGCGACCGGGGTGGATTCGACGGCGGCTTACCTGGTTGCCGGCATTGCCTCGCTGTTGGTCGTGCTTTGGGCGCTGCGTCCGAATATCAAACGGCTACTCGACGGCACGGAGCGCATCGTTGGCCCCCGCGCCAAACGACTGACCAAAGAAGACGAGTAA